In Brienomyrus brachyistius isolate T26 chromosome 2, BBRACH_0.4, whole genome shotgun sequence, the genomic window aatgatagttttatgtaatttttttgtactgatttagttgtatagttttgcttatgtgtggtaggagcatttcatttactgttaacattctgctctctccagcataactaccatgtgcagtatggaattatatttttatttgtgtttctagaacataaccgatgtgggaatgactacgaatgtccagttgttgccagaaggacagcatgcagatgtcctaagagaagagacagaagaggtaagtgtgtaaacacaaacctagtttggcggtacactaggttttaagaggaccctgcaaatgtgtttcggcgtagagttttatcagttgtgtgtgtatatagtgtttgacagaaacatggactcgggggtcttcttaatatgaagctgtaatttatgtcatagatggccttttgctgtgtttttgagcGGGTTCACCACACTGGAACATAGACCACTTATAGCAAGCAGtgttttgcatgaaatattGTTCTGAAAACTATTTTGTAGGCTGTTTCTGAGGGAGACCCCTGTGCCAATACTCTGATGGATACCTCATCACTTAGCAAAGAAATGGAACAGGTAATTTGCATTATGTGCCATGCATTAGGAGCTTAGATATTAGAAATGCAGTtctgtcaatgatagttttatgtaatttttttgtactgatttagttgtatagttttgcttatgtgtggtaggagcatttcatttactgttaacattctgctctctccagcataactactatgtgcagtatggaattatatttttatttgtgtttctagaacataaccgatgtgggaatgactacgaatgtccagttgttgccagaaggacagcatgcagatgtcctaagagaagagacagaagaggtaagtgtgtaaacacaaacctagtttggcggtacactaggttttaagaggaccctgcaaatgtgtttcggcgtagagttttatcagttgtgtgtatatagtgtttgacagaaacatggactCGGGGGTCTTCTTTAtatgaagctgtaatttatgtcatagatggccttttgctgtgtttttgagtGGGTTCACCACACTGGAACATAGACCACTTATAGCAAGCAGtgttttgcatgaaatattGTTCTGAAAACTATTTTGTAGGCTGTTTCTGAGGGAGACCCCTGTGCCAATACTCTGATGGATACCTCATCACTTAGCAAAGAAATGGAACAGGTAATTTGCATTATGTGCCATGCATTAGGAGCTTAGATATTAGAAATGCAGTtctgtcaatgatagttttatgtaatttttttgtactgatttagttgtatagttttgcttatgtgtggtaggagcatttcatttactgttaacattctgctctctccagcataactactatgtgcagtatggaattatatttttatttgtgtttctagaacataaccgatgtgggaatgactacgaatgtccagttgttgccagaaggacagcatgcagatgtcctaagagaagagacagaagaggtaagtgtgtaaacacaaacctagtttggcggtacactaggttttaagaggaccctgcaaatgtgtttcggcgtagagttttatcagttgtgtgtatatagtgtttgacagaaacatggactCGGGGGTCTTCTTTAtatgaagctgtaatttatgtcatagatggccttttgctgtgtttttgagtGGGTTCACCACACTGGAACATAGACCACTTATAGCAAGCAGtgttttgcatgaaatattGTTCTGAAAACTATTTTGTAGGCTGTTTCTGAGGGAGACCCCTGTGCCAATACTCTGATGGATACCTCATCACTTAGCAAAGAAATGGAACAGGTAATTTGCATTATGTGCCATGCATTAGGAGCTTAGATATTAGAAATGCAGTtctgtcaatgatagttttatgtaatttttttgtactgatttagttgtatagttttgcttatgtgtggtaggagcatttcatttactgttaacattctgctctctccagcataactactatgtgcagtatggaattatatttttatttgtgtttctagaacataaccgatgtgggaatgactacgaatgtccagttgttgccagaaggacagcatgcagatgtcctaagagaagagacagaagaggtaagtgtgtaaacacaaacctagtttggcggtacactaggttttaagaggaccctgcaaatgtgtttcggcgtagagttttatcagttgtgtgtatatagtgtttgacagaaacatggactCGGGGGTCTTCTTTAtatgaagctgtaatttatgtcatagatggccttttgctgtgtttttgagtGGGTTCACCACACTGGAACATAGACCACTTATAGCAAGCAGtgttttgcatgaaatattGTTCTGAAAACTATTTTGTAGGCTGTTTCTGAGGGAGACCCCTGTGCCAATACTCTGATGGATAACTCATCACTTAGCAAAGAAATGGAACAGGTAATTTGCATTATGTGCCATGCATTAGGAGCTTAGATATTAGAAATGCAGTtctgtcaatgatagttttatgtaatttttttgtattgatttagttgtatagttttgcttatgtgtggtaggagcatttcatttactgttaacattctgctctctccagcataactactatgtgcagtatggaattatatttttatttgtgtttctagaacataaccgatgtgggaatgactacgaatgtccagttgtttccagaaggacagcatgcagatgtcctaagagaagagacagaagaggtaagtgtgtaaacacaaacctagtttggcggtacactaggttttaagaggaccctgcaaatgtgtttcggcgtagagttttatcagttgtgtgtgtatatagtgtttgacagaaacatggactCGGGGGTCTTCTTTAtatgaagctgtaatttatgtcatagatggccttttgctgtgtttttgagcGGGTTCACCACACTGGAGCATATACTACTTATAGAAAGTAGTGTTTTGCATGTACATTAGGTTTTAAGAGCATCGTGCAAATGTTTCAGCATGTCATAAATGGTCTTGTACAGTGGTTTTAAATAAGTTCGCAACAATAATGCCATAAGGATGCACTGGATGGTCATGGAGAATACTAGATTACTGATGAGTGACTTTAATTATTAATTCCACTAGTTGCTACTtagaatatatataatattcctTAGTTTTCTGTAATTAAAATAGCTTTTGATGAGTGACACAaatttaaaaatagaaatagATCTGCAAGACCTAAGTCTTACAGTACTATTGTTCAACTGATTCAATCACGTGAACTTCAGCTGATTATCTATGGgtcaccagatcagaaaccatAAGCATCTACTGTGTTTAGGAATAAGCATCTACTGTGTTTAGCTTATTtagtttattttagtttattttgcACTTTGTGTATTGTAGGAGCACAAAACGCCAAACTGATTCTCAGTTGAATTGGGACAGTGGGGAGGTACAGACACCATTTAATTGAAGCTGTTGAACTGTATGTTACATGTTATAGTTTTCTAGTTTTTGTAAACGATTTCATGACCTCTCTATATCTCCTTAATGATTCACTaagtttatttattcatatacTCCAATGAGTAGAAATATTACTTCAAGAAGCTGGCACatggggcggtatggtggtgcagtggttagcactgttgcctcacacctctgggacccaggtttgaatctccacctgggtcacatgtgtgcggagtttgcatgttctccccatgtcgtcgtggggtttcctccgggtactccggtttccccccacagtccaaaaacatgctgaggctaattggagttgctaaatttcccataggtgagcatgagtgaatggtgtgtgaatgtgcgctgcgatgggctggccccccatcctgggttgttccctgcctcgtgcccattgattctgggataggctccgggcgacccagtaggataagtggtttggaaaatggatggaagctgGCACAAATAATTGCAAGAGTTGTTTCTGTTCCCATAAGCATGTGTTTTATGCATTGACATTGTCTGAGAGGTCAGTGATCTTGGTCCTAAGCCTGCCCAAATTATGAATTATGACAATGATTCTAGCAGTTTTTATTGACTGCTGGTCTagatattattttttgtgtttatctGAACTTCTTCATTTAATCTGTTTTGAAGGTAGCCACCAAACTTGATTTTTGCAAGACAGGGGGTCACAGATCATCATTTCCAAATGAGAATGTTGAGAAGGTAATGCAAGGTTTTAATTATACTTGACATGTAGGTGTGCCATCTACAGAATTATAGTGAGATATTGTGATTTTtagtgtcatttttaaaaagcctTTAAGAATTCCCACTCAGAATGtaatttcctttttgttttgttcagcAGCCCTGTAAGCATGAGGTCATCCATGCAAATTTTTCAAGCATGGACAAATGTTCTGCATGTTTTGGACCTGTGGCGCCACTCAAGTGGATTGGTCTGAGGTGTAAAGGTCAGTAACAGTCCTTGCAAGTATTTAAGATAGTAAGTAATATTATGCAGGTTTTTTTAAAGTGTTTCTTAtgcagtatttgtcaaattgttaCTTTGCTAGATTAGTGTCATTGAAGGTGATTTTGGATTGGTGGAGAAAAACTGGAAGGTGTAATTCAGGTAGTAAAGGTAGCATTTGCCCTGTGTTCTCTGACTTTGAATTGGGAATGTTAACACTAAATTAATTAATGATCGCCAAAGTTCAGATTGTCTGATCACCAGTCTCAGTTAGATGATTcatttcccataaacacaaagTGATATGAAGAGGTTTTATCATTCAAGCCAGGAATGTTTTTACTTGTGTATATGAAGGCACAGTAGTAGGAATATACCACAAGAATGCACCATAATAATACACAGAAACACCTCCAACAATGAAAAAAGGAATGCTGCTTTATCTGACAGTTATGCCATGCATTGCAAAATGTGCAGTGCAGAGTAACATTTGTATGGGTTAATGAGCCCTCAAATACAAGCATAAACAATGTGTTGTTTATATACTTAACTAATTTAACACCATAAACAAGTATACCTTTTCTATCACAAATAATGAAAAACCCCATATCTGAAGTCTCTCTACAGGCTTTTTATATAACCCAGGTTACTGCCAGTTATCTTCTTTGCAGTGCACTTTGtcttgtagagtagttgagtacAAACTTCCCATTCAAATATTTGTTACTTCACAGCATCCTAAAGATAACTCACTATTTGCAAACATGATTGCTGTTAAGACCTGGCATTAGCTATTCATCAAAAAACTTTACTTTTCTGTCTCAAAATTACTTGGTAATATTGAGACAATGTATTGAGAGGTAATATTGAGAGGTAATATTACTTGTGTTTCATGAATCCTAATTGTGAGGAAGTGTATAAGCCCTGGAATCATCGCTTATGACTAAACTGTTTTATATTGTTACATATGTAATTATCATCCATAGACCCAATGTTAAACTGGCACTTTTTTAGCTAGGGCATtctttgtttttacatttttatttatatagtgcttttacaTAAACTCAAAGACGCTttggtattttgtgtgtgtgtttttgttatgCCTATCAGTTAAGGGTTTATCTAATCATGGCCTAATAGGGGTTGATTGTGGATTAAAGGAATTAGCCACAATTTGTGTCcctattttaaatacatttgaaatatgAGTACAATTTATTTCTCTCTTATAGTGTGCTCTAAATTTTGGCACAAGAACTGCTTTGCAAAATTTGAAAAGAATGATGAAGAACCACTTTCATGGGTgagtacagtatatttacagttttacttaTGAACCATCTCTCTTCACAAATGCTACATAGTGATTTTCTCTTTTCTGATACTAGGATATAGGATTTTCAAGTTCTGATGAGGAAGTGTCACTCTCAGATGAGGAATATGTCCCAGACTCAGACAGTGAATCGTGCAGTTCAGTGGAGTTAGCAGCAGGATATGTAAACAATGTCCAAAACAAATGTTCCTCAAATGAACAGAACGTGAAAGTTGCCACCTCAGAGTGCACCAAATCTCAGAAAACAAAGTTGAACCAGGAAGGTGTAAGCAAAGGTTCACAGTATTTGAAGGCCAGGGAAGTGTCTTGTTTAAATGAGGATGATTTATTTTGTTGTCTGGAGGAGTTGACAAGTGGAGAATCAGACAATGAGTCAGACAGTTCTGCAGAAGGGACAGATTTACTTTCAAGCACCAGTCAAGTTAAACGCCTTTCAGAGATCAAAAGATCATCAAAAGTTGACGTTTTAATTAATAGATCAGATCGTGTTTCTTTGCCCAGAAAAGACCATAAAACACCTACAAGTGAACAGCAGTTGGAAATAATAGGTGGTACTAGTGCACTTGATTTGCCTGGAGATTATAAGGATGTATCAGTGGCAGGAGCAAAGGGTAACATGGCTGGAGCTGAGAAATGTCTTCAATCATCAGACATTTCTTGTTCTGAAAATAAGaattactgttacatttgtgggAAACCACAGTCAAAAATATCTCGTCATTTAAAAACCCATTTGACTGAAGTTGAAGTTGCAGAAGCACTGTCATTTCCAAAACGCTCAAAAGAACGCAAAAGACTACTAGAAAAAATTCGGAACAAGGGGAACTATCGGCATAATTCCAATGTATTAGAGAAAGGAAATgggttgcttaaagtaaaacgaAGGCCAAACAAAGATTGTGATTCAAAACAGTTTGTGCATTGTATGTACTGCAAAGCAATGTTTGGGCGTAAAGAACTATGGCGACATGTGAGAAGATGTTCCTCAAAGCCAGGTTCAGTAAGTGAACATCAGGGACGGACCAGAGTGTTGGGTTTGGCTGCCATGGCAGAGTCTACATCTTTGCAGCAGATATCTGGAGGAGTTTGGAAGCTCTTGAGTGCAATGAAGCAAGATGACATATCTTCTGTTGTACGCAATGACTTCTGCATTCTTCAGCTAGCGCAGTCATTCTTCAACAAACATGGAAATGACCCTACCAAGTTTGAATATATTCGTCAGAAGCTTCGAGAAATTGGGAGGTTTTTGATAACATTGCGCAGTGAGTCCTCTATATACAGCCTTGAGGAAGCTATAAAACCAGCTAATTTCCAGCATGTTATTGAAGCTGTGAAGAAAGTGTCAGGTCATGACGAAGAAAAAAACTACTACCAAAGGCCAAGCCTAGCATTGAAATTGGGCCACACATTGCAAAAGGTCTGCGAGCTCATCCACTGCAGAGGTCTAATGGCAGAAGATGAAGAGTTAATTAAGTCaactgagacattcagaaagctATATACCACCAAGTGGTCTGAGCTAATATCACACAGGGCTTTAAGCACAATGAATGAAGCAAAATTCAATAAACCGTCAACACTGCCTTTCACTCATGATGTTCAGCTCCTTCATAAACACCTGGAAACTACTGCCAATGCAGCATCTGAAAACCTGAAAAAAACATCATCATCACAAAGTTATGCAGAACTTGCAAAAGCTACCCTTGCAAGGGTAATTATTTTCAATCGTAGGCGTGCCGGTGAAGTATCTAAAATGCAGCTCAAAAGCTTCCAGGAAAGAGAGAACACACTACTTCACGCAGATGTTGCAGTAGGTCTTTCCAAATTTGAGCAGAAACTCTGTAGTCATTTTAGTAGAGTTGAAATCAGAGGTAAAAGAGGTCGAAAGGTTGCTGTCCTCCTCACACCAGATATGGTAGATGCCCTAACACTTCTGGTGAATAAAAGAACAGAGTGTGCGGTTCAGGATAACTGCTTCTTGTTTGCTAGACCCAAATGCCAGAGTCATTACAGAGGTCAAGATTGCTTGCGGCTCTATGCAACTCAGTGTGGTGCTCAAAATCCACAACATCTCAGGTCAACACATTTGCGCAAACACGTGGCCACTCTATCACAAATTCTTAATTTGAAAAACAATGAATTAGATCAAGTTGCTGACTTCTTGGGGCACGATATTCGTGTACACCGTGAGTATTACAGGCTTCCAGAAGCGACAACTCAGCTGGCAAAAATATCCAAACTTCTGCTTGCTATGGAAAAAGGGTGTCTCCCTAACTTTCAAGGCAAATCACTCGATGAAATTGAAATTGAAGGTACGCTTTTGTACAGTATCTACTTCTATGTCCTTTTCATGATAAATATGTGAAATCTGAGCACATTCATCTGGATTGGTTAACTATATGCACCTCAGATACTTTTAAAACATGAGCATAATATGTTTTGTAGCATCATTGTCCCAGTTTAGTTCAATTtgatttctttgtttaagatgagatcaacttaactgatggcAGTGATGGAACTGAACCTGACAGTGATACAGAGGATGCTACCTTGGGCACACCAAGACTGAATGGTATTTTTAAAGTATTTTCATGCATTCTGCAGTGTTAGCAGcatattcagtttatttttcttcCATGTTCTACTAGAATTGTTTGCATGTATACTGACTGAGCAGTTCCATATTCTTACAGAAAGTCAAAGCATTCAGCCAGCTACAGAAGATAATGCTGGAGGCTCAACAGATTCCATCAGTGGTAACTTTCAGTATAATTCCGATTTTTTTATGGAAAGAAGCTTGATTACCGAGACAATAAGTTTGTCCACTGCTAAGTGGTATATTTGGCTGGCGTTGTGGCACATCTTACACGTTGCCATAGATTCTGATGCTTTTGGGACTTGTGGCAACATGAATGGTGTTCCCCAAAGCCATTTGTAGTAAAGGAGTGAGGAAGGGTCTGGGTTTTTGGTTTGCCTTCCAGAATCTCACAGGAGATGTCTCAAGGGGTTCGTATAGCTAGAGAAGACAATGCAACAGTTGTGACGTGTAGGATGGAGACTGGCAGTGGtgaactcttgtctgtaagattCTCATCCTTCCTCCAAGGTTTATAGCTGGTATCAGCATCTATATATTAAAGACCAATTTAACTATGCCCAAGTTCTTGTTCAGGCATGCCCTACTAGGAAGTGAATCTATGTTGGGATTTTTTGGCAGGTGATCAGTGGCAAGAAAACCTTGTAGTCTGTACAATCATCATAAGAGTAAAGCAACACAACTGAGTCAGGACTTTTGTCACAGGTCTCTAGGGAGGTCATTTTTCTCAGTGAGTTTTAGTGGTGGGGGACCTTTGCTGAAAAAGAGCCATATGGAGAGCTACTCTGGATCAATCTGCATTTCCCTCTGTCTCCCATCAAGTAACATTCATGTAGTGACATTCATGCTGTTTCTCTTATTTGCAATATTCTATGTGTTGAATTCTTGCCTTATTTAGCCAGTTAATATGTGTAATTAATTTGGGTATGACCTGGGTATGAATCCATCTTTAAACCATTGTGAAGCTCAGCTTTCTAAACCTTGGATAACATAACTTTTAAATGTCTGTGTGCTAATTAAATGGAATAATGTTAAGTTTAACATTACTACAGATTATAGCACAGGAATTCTGGTGTCATTCTTCATAAATGACTATTTTTATATCCTTTGTAATTAATACACAAATTTAGCTTTTCGATACAGGTTGTATGCATTCTTTACTGAAAGAACTGCCCTACACATGCAACTGTAGTAAATTATATCCCAGCTCAACATTATCATTCTCAGCAATCTCATGTATAACTACTTCAGTTATttgtatgtgtttgcatctaaaTAATACtgactgatttgttttttttctgtgacagTGGGCCAGGTTTTTACAGCAGCAATTAAAACCTCAAAGAAGAAGTCGCGAACACAGTGGTCAAAACAGGAGGTGACAGCtgtattgaaacattttaaagaTCATATAACCAAAGGAAAACTGGCAACAATGGCAGAGTGTCAGCAGTGCAAGTCAGCTGAGGACCCTGTTCTGGCAGGGCGCACTGTACAAAATATAAGAGATTTTGTTAGAAATAGAGGGATCACACTAAAAAGGAAAACCATGTCTAAttgaatatatattattttctatagaggcaaAAATGCCAAGGAGAAAAATATTGTTTATTTCTAATTTTTGGGGAGTAAAGAATTTGCCCTCGTGTCATGCACTCTTAAGTTGCAGAAAGTCTTTTGTTACAAgttataataaaaaattaattattttaatattaatattttaatttcacGTTAGTACTTGTGCATAAGTAATCTGCATTTCATTAATCAGGAAAAaagtcatttttgtttttgtgcatATTCGAGGTCCAATAAAACATCACTGACCTTCTAGCACAGTGAATggacatgtttgtgtgtgtgttcatttgaTGTCCTGGAAAATCATGTATGACCTCACAAACAATGTTCTCGTCGTAGGAGGGAGTTTCTTGGGAGGTTCCCATATGCTACCATAGTGTCAGGTGGTAATGTAAAGAGCTTCATTTACTTTAGAATTAATATGAAGTGATATTTGTGTTGTGcaaagcaaaataatttttttgatGTTTACAGCACTTCTCTAGAGCAAAGGGAAAGGTGGGTCCCCTAAAACCATGTTTCAACTGGTTTGGGAGGCAAAGTCCTCTTAAGACTTAAAAacccgtatgtgtgtgtgtgtgtgtgtgtgtgtgtgtgtgtgtgtgtgtgtgtgtgtggcacatgcattcgtttgtccgtccgtctgtctgtggtcagtgttagttgtgaactgtgtgcttggttttttagtcctgctctctgtttagcctagttccttagttgtgttacttaatgatttctttagttcaatcttatttctcccagctagtttcggacccctcacggcctttttgtttagtattttaccccagggtgctctgtttttctttaataaaccccattttcgtcttggagctgctagtggatcatcaccttttcctgtctgtgccataaaagattagccttttcagaaagtataggcagtgctgtgctttgcctactaccacttagacgttttttgttgcaagcacaggtcacagacctgtcttcaaattttatattgcaagtttagtgacaaacaccgaaaataattgccaggtcacaagcacagaccccctctagcctttaagacaagggggcaaataaataatccaagtgtgcagaaaatcaataaaatgaaaattagacacaaactaattcaactcaagaaagaaaatattattaagctaagagaagtagagtttttaagtttaccattcatgtagtactggagactcactcagaccatagaatcatacagaatagcattaaagacacaatttagtaatttaagcatccaaaatgagtaaaagaggggcagggcgactgctcatttgtactactccctgtatactttctcataatgctacaccatggggttcctacaacaggccttgaagaaacctctgtccgggacaggttacttgtcatacaggtggaccacagtcatcatcaatgatgagataaatacctatttcattaaatgatttaaaaaataatacttgaatattctaatgtaattcaacatgtaccggcaagaaaccttcatcatacaacacaatgttttaagcagcagacatgctttaatcacaggacttgttcaccatgtcacattaggcaaacagtcttgtcctgacaaactgcaactactgtacaagagacgtatccaaggaacggtcatatataacatgccttcagaaattcatgacacactgtctgatattgcaatacagttcataaaaatgcccggggcgaacctaaaacaaaaggaagatgacacttcacgattctaatacatatatcacttaatttcagagtaccgcaattcacttaacttctactacaagaatcccacaccgtcatgccagttaaaatcaggctcagacgacgcttctagctgcagaagaaaaatacatttgtgaccaacttaaattcggcctcaatgtctgcctcttaaaacgcgacgcttcattcccaatatatttgtctaaatacaaatagatttcataaTGCGGTCGATTTGTtgagcaatacatgatctgtctatacatatccaggcgacggctttttgttccgctgatacaatcatgttaccttgttagctttgacat contains:
- the LOC125715370 gene encoding uncharacterized protein LOC125715370 isoform X6; the encoded protein is MDTSSLSKEMEQNITDVGMTTNVQLFPEGQHADVLREETEEVATKLDFCKTGGHRSSFPNENVEKQPCKHEVIHANFSSMDKCSACFGPVAPLKWIGLRCKVCSKFWHKNCFAKFEKNDEEPLSWDIGFSSSDEEVSLSDEEYVPDSDSESCSSVELAAGYVNNVQNKCSSNEQNVKVATSECTKSQKTKLNQEGVSKGSQYLKAREVSCLNEDDLFCCLEELTSGESDNESDSSAEGTDLLSSTSQVKRLSEIKRSSKVDVLINRSDRVSLPRKDHKTPTSEQQLEIIGGTSALDLPGDYKDVSVAGAKGNMAGAEKCLQSSDISCSENKNYCYICGKPQSKISRHLKTHLTEVEVAEALSFPKRSKERKRLLEKIRNKGNYRHNSNVLEKGNGLLKVKRRPNKDCDSKQFVHCMYCKAMFGRKELWRHVRRCSSKPGSVSEHQGRTRVLGLAAMAESTSLQQISGGVWKLLSAMKQDDISSVVRNDFCILQLAQSFFNKHGNDPTKFEYIRQKLREIGRFLITLRSESSIYSLEEAIKPANFQHVIEAVKKVSGHDEEKNYYQRPSLALKLGHTLQKVCELIHCRGLMAEDEELIKSTETFRKLYTTKWSELISHRALSTMNEAKFNKPSTLPFTHDVQLLHKHLETTANAASENLKKTSSSQSYAELAKATLARVIIFNRRRAGEVSKMQLKSFQERENTLLHADVAVGLSKFEQKLCSHFSRVEIRGKRGRKVAVLLTPDMVDALTLLVNKRTECAVQDNCFLFARPKCQSHYRGQDCLRLYATQCGAQNPQHLRSTHLRKHVATLSQILNLKNNELDQVADFLGHDIRVHREYYRLPEATTQLAKISKLLLAMEKGCLPNFQGKSLDEIEIEDEINLTDGSDGTEPDSDTEDATLGTPRLNESQSIQPATEDNAGGSTDSISVGQVFTAAIKTSKKKSRTQWSKQEVTAVLKHFKDHITKGKLATMAECQQCKSAEDPVLAGRTVQNIRDFVRNRGITLKRKTMSN
- the LOC125715370 gene encoding histone-lysine N-methyltransferase SETD5-like isoform X9: MASSKLRSRKLSPKQEAAYFISACKDKDGLYVKYINSYKGRGVYSRFHFERGDFLLEYRGQLISRHECESRQKIYHDALKVFMFEFYFNGKLFCIDAARDDGSLGRLVNDDHVSPNSKMKKITISGKPHLCLFATRSISPGEEITYNYGDSDWPWRCKVATEKDQLHPKEQSTSSENITDVGMTTNVQLLPEGQHADVLREETEEAVSEGDPCANTLMDTSSLSKEMEQNITDVGMTTNVQLLPEGQHADVLREETEEAVSEGDPCANTLMDTSSLSKEMEQNITDVGMTTNVQLLPEGQHADVLREETEEAVSEGDPCANTLMDTSSLSKEMEQNITDVGMTTNVQLLPEGQHADVLREETEEAVSEGDPCANTLMDNSSLSKEMEQNITDVGMTTNVQLFPEGQHADVLREETEEVATKLDFCKTGGHRSSFPNENVEKQPCKHEVIHANFSSMDKCSACFGPVAPLKWIGLRCKVCSKFWHKNCFAKFEKNDEEPLSWMRST
- the LOC125715370 gene encoding uncharacterized protein LOC125715370 isoform X5, yielding MASSKLRSRKLSPKQEAAYFISACKDKDGLYVKYINSYKGRGVYSRFHFERGDFLLEYRGQLISRHECESRQKIYHDALKVFMFEFYFNGKLFCIDAARDDGSLGRLVNDDHVSPNSKMKKITISGKPHLCLFATRSISPGEEITYNYGDSDWPWRCKVATEKDQLHPKEQSTSSENITDVGMTTNVQLLPEGQHADVLREETEEAVSEGDPCANTLMDNSSLSKEMEQNITDVGMTTNVQLFPEGQHADVLREETEEVATKLDFCKTGGHRSSFPNENVEKQPCKHEVIHANFSSMDKCSACFGPVAPLKWIGLRCKVCSKFWHKNCFAKFEKNDEEPLSWDIGFSSSDEEVSLSDEEYVPDSDSESCSSVELAAGYVNNVQNKCSSNEQNVKVATSECTKSQKTKLNQEGVSKGSQYLKAREVSCLNEDDLFCCLEELTSGESDNESDSSAEGTDLLSSTSQVKRLSEIKRSSKVDVLINRSDRVSLPRKDHKTPTSEQQLEIIGGTSALDLPGDYKDVSVAGAKGNMAGAEKCLQSSDISCSENKNYCYICGKPQSKISRHLKTHLTEVEVAEALSFPKRSKERKRLLEKIRNKGNYRHNSNVLEKGNGLLKVKRRPNKDCDSKQFVHCMYCKAMFGRKELWRHVRRCSSKPGSVSEHQGRTRVLGLAAMAESTSLQQISGGVWKLLSAMKQDDISSVVRNDFCILQLAQSFFNKHGNDPTKFEYIRQKLREIGRFLITLRSESSIYSLEEAIKPANFQHVIEAVKKVSGHDEEKNYYQRPSLALKLGHTLQKVCELIHCRGLMAEDEELIKSTETFRKLYTTKWSELISHRALSTMNEAKFNKPSTLPFTHDVQLLHKHLETTANAASENLKKTSSSQSYAELAKATLARVIIFNRRRAGEVSKMQLKSFQERENTLLHADVAVGLSKFEQKLCSHFSRVEIRGKRGRKVAVLLTPDMVDALTLLVNKRTECAVQDNCFLFARPKCQSHYRGQDCLRLYATQCGAQNPQHLRSTHLRKHVATLSQILNLKNNELDQVADFLGHDIRVHREYYRLPEATTQLAKISKLLLAMEKGCLPNFQGKSLDEIEIEDEINLTDGSDGTEPDSDTEDATLGTPRLNESQSIQPATEDNAGGSTDSISVGQVFTAAIKTSKKKSRTQWSKQEVTAVLKHFKDHITKGKLATMAECQQCKSAEDPVLAGRTVQNIRDFVRNRGITLKRKTMSN